From Actinopolymorpha cephalotaxi, one genomic window encodes:
- a CDS encoding zinc-dependent alcohol dehydrogenase family protein, whose protein sequence is MRAAVIHGKGDIRMEDRPDPAIRGASDAIVRVTASCVCGSDLWPYRGVVPTDEPHPIGHEFVGVVEEAGAGVTSVRPGDFVIAPFVASDGTCPACRDGITTSCDRLGSWGGEDADGLPVDGGQGEYVRVPEADGTLVSLPEVPDEALLPGLLTLSDVMSTGHHAALAARVGPGRTVVVVGDGAVGLCGVIAARRLGAERVIAMSRHESRQALAKAFGATDIVAERGEEGAAKVRELLGGVLADSVLEAVGTKGSMEQAFAVTRPGGQIGYVGVPAGGAELPIRAMFSGNLNVAGGVAPARTYIPELLPDVLSGAIEPGKVFDLTLDLDKTPEAYAAMDERRAVKVMLRP, encoded by the coding sequence ATGCGAGCTGCCGTCATTCACGGTAAGGGCGACATCCGGATGGAGGACCGCCCCGACCCGGCCATCCGCGGTGCGTCCGACGCGATCGTCAGGGTGACCGCGAGCTGCGTGTGCGGCTCGGACCTGTGGCCCTACCGGGGCGTCGTGCCGACCGACGAGCCGCACCCGATCGGCCACGAGTTCGTCGGCGTGGTCGAGGAGGCCGGCGCCGGGGTCACCTCCGTACGCCCCGGCGACTTCGTGATCGCGCCGTTCGTCGCCAGCGACGGCACCTGCCCGGCCTGCCGCGACGGGATCACCACGTCGTGTGACCGGCTCGGCTCGTGGGGTGGCGAGGACGCCGACGGCCTGCCGGTGGACGGCGGGCAGGGCGAGTACGTCCGCGTGCCCGAGGCCGACGGCACCCTGGTGAGCCTGCCCGAGGTGCCCGACGAGGCGCTGCTGCCCGGCCTGCTCACCCTGTCGGACGTGATGAGCACCGGCCACCACGCGGCCCTGGCCGCCCGGGTCGGGCCCGGGCGCACGGTCGTCGTGGTCGGCGACGGGGCGGTCGGCCTGTGCGGAGTGATCGCGGCCCGCCGGCTCGGCGCCGAGCGGGTGATCGCGATGTCCCGGCACGAGTCCCGGCAGGCGCTGGCGAAGGCGTTCGGGGCCACCGACATCGTGGCCGAACGCGGCGAGGAAGGTGCCGCGAAGGTCCGCGAACTGCTCGGCGGAGTGCTCGCCGACTCCGTGCTGGAGGCGGTCGGCACCAAGGGCTCGATGGAGCAGGCGTTCGCGGTGACCCGGCCCGGCGGCCAGATCGGCTACGTCGGGGTGCCCGCCGGTGGTGCGGAGCTGCCGATCCGGGCGATGTTCTCCGGCAACCTCAACGTCGCGGGCGGCGTGGCCCCCGCTCGTACGTACATCCCGGAGCTGCTGCCCGACGTGCTGTCCGGCGCGATCGAGCCCGGGAAGGTGTTCGACCTGACACTCGACCTGGACAAGACGCCCGAGGCGTACGCCGCGATGGACGAACGCCGCGCCGTCAAGGTGATGTTGCGCCCCTGA